CGGCCTCGCGCATGAAATCGACGACGCGGCCCTCCCGCAGGAACGGGAAGCAGGCGACGACCGCGTCGACGCCGAGCGACTCGGGTCCGAGCAGGCCGCCGTCGTCGGGATGCTTGATCGAACCGACGAGGTGCACGCCACGGCCCTGATCGCGCAGCAGCGGTGCGAGCGCCTCGAAGAGGTCGGGGGAGTCGTGGTTGCCCGCGACGACGACCACCGGGCGGTGCTCGGCGAGTCGCAGCAGTGCGTCGATGCCGAGCGCGAGCGCCTCGACGGGCGGGATCGGCCGGTCGAACACGTCGCCCGAGACGAGCACGAGGTCGACGTCTCGCTCGTCGGCGATCGCGATCACCTCGTCGAGCACGGCGCGGAACTCCTGCGTGCGGTCGTGTCGGCCGAGGCGGCGGCCGATGTGCCAATCCGACGTGTGGAGGATCTTCATGCGGGGGGAGGGGCGGCGCTACAGCCCTTCGAACGGATCGGGACCGGCGGCCTCGTCCACCTCCTCCTTCCGCGTCGCCCAGGGCGGGAAGGGGAAGGTCACGACGAGCGGCACGGGGATCGCGGGCTGCGAGATCACCATCGTGCCGGGCTTCAGCAGGCGGGCTCTCGCCCGCGTGGAAGGCAACATCCAGCCGTACTCGGCGCGCTCGGCCTCGGCGGCGTCGAGGCGGCCGCTCACGCGGATGGCGGCGTTCTCGAGCACCTCGGAGGCGACCCTGCTCGCGGTCTGCTGGGCGCCCACGAGCAGCACGCCGAGCGAGCGTCCACGCTGCGCGATGTCGATCAGCATGTCCTTCAACGGACCGGTGCCCTCGCGCGGCGCGTACTTGTTGAGCTCGTCGAGCACGATCACCGACAGCGGCAGCCGCTGGCCGGTCTCCTCCTTCTCGCGGAACGTCTCCGCGAGCAGGGCGCCGACCACGAACCGCTGCGCCTGCTCATGCAGGGACTGGATCGCCACGACCGTGACCGTGGCGCCCCCGCGGTGGAGTCGACGTGTCTCGCCGGACCGCACGAGGTGGCCGAGGCGCGAGGCCGCGGCATGCAGCCGGCGCATGAACGCCGAGACCGTGCTCGGCATCACGCGACCGGTCCAGGCCGGATCGGGCTCGGACCCGTCGTCCGGCTCGAGGAAGACTGCGAGCGCGGTGACCAGCGAGGGCAGGTCCTCGACGAGCGGTTCGCCCGGGCCCGCGGCGACTTCCTGCGCGCCCCACCGACCACCCGGCGTCTGCGACGGGTCGCGCAGCACGACCGCGCCGGGGCGCCCGGCAACGTTCACCGCGAACCGCTTGAGCTGGGTCTGTACCCGCTCGCGGATGAACGGGATCTGGTTCTTGGCGTCGTTCGCATCGGTGAAACAGAACTGCAGCAGGTCGTCGTCGATGAACTCCCGAGGGGTCCAGGAGAAGACCTCGATGCCGTCGAGACGTCCGCCGGTGTCGGGCACGATGACGTCGCCGGACCGACGCTTGGGCGGCGCCCAGAACGCGACCGACGGGAACGGCGCCGGCTCGACCCCGAGCGCCGCCCACCCCTCGCGCGCCTCGTCGTCGAACCGCGTGTTGGGCCGGTCGAGCCAGAGCAGGTCCTCGCCCTTCACGTTGAACACGAGGACCCGCATGTTCGAGGCGCCCTCACCGACGATCGCGGTGTGCTCGCGCGCCGAGAGCATGCGCAGGAAGAACAGGGCGAACGACGTCTTCGTCGCGACGCCCGAGATGCCGCTGATCGACATGTGGCCGCCCTTGCGCCCGTCGAAGAAGTCGAGATCGACGTGGACGGGCAACTCGTCGCGGCCGATGCCTACGGCGAGCGGCCGCCCCATCTCGTCGACGTAGAGGGCCTTAGCCCGCTCGTCACCGACCGCGCGTTCCACGGTCTCTCCGGGGTCGGGGGAGACCCAGACCTCGGGGTCGACTCGGGTGACCTGCACCTGGGCGGTGCGCACCTTCGCCGCGGGCATGATGCCGAGCTCGGCGATGCGGTGCGTGTCGCTCTCGTACGAGGCCCCTTCGTAGACGGCCTCCGCCTCGGTGACGACGCCGTACGTACGCACCTCGCCCGCCTTCGGCACCTGCGTGCGTACGACCACGAGGTCGTCGAGCTGCAGGAAATCGTCATCGTCGAGCACGACCCGGAACGCGCTCGTCGAGGAGTGCTGGGAGCCGAGGACGCGCCCCACCTGCTCGACGCTCACGAGGCCTCCTGCTGGATCTCGGGCTTCATGACGGCGTGTCGCAGGGCCCTGTACACGAGCCCGCGATCGCCCATGCGGTGTCGCAGCTCGCGCTCGAGGGCGCCGATCGGGACGAGGTTCTGTGGGGCGCGAGGGTCGACGTGGGGCTCGCTCGCCACGAGCGGCAGCACGGCGGCCGTGCGGTCGGCGATCGCGGAGGCTTCGTCGCGGGCGAGGTGGCCCGACGTCTCGCATCGCACGATGCCCGTCCAGGAATGCCCGCCCTGCAGCATCGCGAGCCGCAGGTACCAGGAGTAACGCGCGTACGGGGTCTGTGCCGCGATGCAGAACATCGGGGATCGCTGGCCGGGCGCGAGCTCGGCGATCACCCCGCCGAGCGGCGGCTCCACGTAGGTCACGCGATGGGTCTTCACGTACCCGACCGTGGCGTGCTCGCGGATCTTCTTGAGCGGCCCGTCGGCCACGACCGCACACTCGGCCGAGAGAGACTCGGCGCACTCGCCTTCGGCGTCGCGCATCTTGGAGTGCAGGGCCATCGTCAGCAGGTTCGGATCGTCGCCGGGGGCCCGCGTCGTGCTCACCCCGGGCTCGAGGTCGACGGCGGGCATCTGCTCGCCGCTGCCACCCGCGAGCACCGCCCACCGCTCGATGCGCACGTCGGTGACCTCGGAGCGGCGTGTCTCGCGGTCCCAGACGACCGCCCCGACCGCGAACGTGCCGACGAGGCCGGGGGTCGGTCCCTGCTCGGGGTCGTCGAGGGTGAGCCGGGCGTCGATGCGGCGCACGCCGTCGACGAACGCGATGCGGTCGACCCCGTCGTCGCAGCCCTCGATCGGCGCCCAGTCGTCGGTCTCGACCGACGTGTCGACCGACCCTTCGGCGGGGGAGAGGGCGTCGTCCTGGTCGAGCGGGGTGCCGTAGTCGGGGTCCCAGCCCTCGACGAAGATGCGCGCCATGGCGCGTATCGTACCCGGGCACCCCGACACCTCCGTGGAGGCAGGCTTGCCACTAGTCTAAAATAGACTAGATTGCCGTCGTCTCCGTCGAGACCACCGCGAATCGGTCGCCGTTCCACGCCAGCACGCGTTCCCTGATCGCGCTCGGGCAGCAGTGGGGGTCGTCCGGCCCATAGATCCGCGCGACCTCGTACAGGCCGATCGGGTCGGGGTTCGGCTGTATCTCCGTATCGCAGACGGAACGCTTCCAGAGTGGAACGCCGAAGGCGAGATCGATCACCCGGTACGTCGCGCATGCGCCGGTGCCGCCCGTCTCCTCGCGGATCAGGGCGTCGGCCGACGCGTCGGCGGTGAGGTCGGTCGTGTCGACCGAGATCGCGAGCACGACGTCTCGCTTGCCGTGCACGAGCCCGTAGACGGCCCGCCAAGGCGGATCGCCACCCGCCTCGCGCCGCCACACGACGAAGCCGCGCGCCTGCGAGAAGGGGTCGGGGCCCGGGGTCGCGAACACGATCACGACGGCATCTCCGTCGGCGGTCCGCGCCCGGTCGACGCCGGTGACCTCGTCGCCGGGCGGGACCAGCTCTTCGAGGGGCAGCTCGCGACCCGGCACGTCCTCGTCGTAGGTCGCGGGCACGCCCGCGGGGATCGCGGCGGAAGACGGGCTCGGCGCGACGCTCGGTGAGGGCTCCCGCGAGGTGCTCGCCGGGGCGGATGCGGCGGGGCTCGAACTCGGGGGCGGGGACCCCGTCGAGTTCGGTTCCCGTTGCGGACCGTCACACGCGACGAGTGCGAGCACGGCCACGAGCCAGACGGGGAAGACGAGGCGTCGCACCGGCCGATGCTACCCGCGGGTGCACCGTCGACCCCGCAGCCCCGCGTACGATGCGGCCATGTCCGAGCTGATCCCGAAGACCGTCGGCGAGTCGCGCGTCGAGCTGACCCAGCTGATGGAGGCGACCGACGTGAACATCGCCGGCTCCGTGCACGGCGGAGTCGTGATGCGCCTGGTCGACACCGCGGCGGGGCTCGCCGCGATCCGTCACGCGGCCGGGCTCGCCGTCACGGTCGCGATCGACGAGTTGACGTTCCTCGAGCCGGTGCACATCGGCGATCTGCTCGTGCTCAAGGCCACCGTGAACGACGTCGGCACGACCTCGATGGAGTGCGGCGTGCGTGTCGAGGCTCACGACCCGGTCACGGGCACGATGCGCCACGTGAACACCGCCTACCTGGTGTGCGTGGCGGTCGACGACGACGGGAACCCGCGCCCGGTGCCGCCGCTGGTCGCGGAGACCGAGCAGGAGCAGCGCCGCCAGCGCGAGGCCAAGCTCCGCCGGCAGGCCCGCCTTGCTCACAAGGAGGCGGTGAAGGTCGCCCGCGCAGCGGAGGCAGCCGATCGGAACTAAAGGCCCGTCCCGGCGCCCGGTACGGGGTGCCCAGTCCCGGCGTCGCGGCCGCCTGGCGCGATCTTCACCGAAGATGGAACATGAGGCCCTCGGAGGTGGCGCATGGTCGATCGTGAGCCGGAGCAGGTAGGGACGCTCGTCGTCGGTGGCGGCCAGGCTGGCCTCGCTGTCGGGTACCACTTGACCCGTCGCGGCGTGCCCTTCCTGATCGTGGACGCCAACGAGCGGATCGGTGACGCATGGCGGAACCGTTGGGACTCGCTCCGCCTGTTCACGCCCGCTCGCTACGACGGGTTGACCGGCATGCCGTTCCCGGGCGCCGGCCGATCGTTCCCGGCGAAGGACGATGTGGCCGACTATCTGGAGGCGTACGCGGAACGGTTCCGCCTGCCGATCCGCGGGGGGCTGCGGGTCGACGCCCTCGCACGGGACGGGGGCGGGTACCGGGTCTCCGCCGGCGACGAGCGGTTCGGGGCCGACAACGTCGTGATCGCCCTCTCCTCGTTCCAGGTCCCGAAGGTACCGCCGTTCGCGTCCGAGCTCGATCCGAGCATCGTGCAGATGCATTCCTCGACGTACCGGAACCCGTCCCAGCTGCGGGACGGAGCCGTGCTCGTCGTCGGCGTGGGGAACTCCGGAGGCGAGATCTCGCTCGACGTCGTCGGATCGCATCGGACCGTGCTCGCGGGCACCGAGGTCGGGCACGTCCCGGTGCGGATCGACGGGGTCGTGGCTCGCACCGTCGTGATGCCGCTGCTGTTCCGGGTGGTCGCCCAGCACGTGCTCACGGTCGACACGCCGGTGGGGCGCAGGATGCGACCGAAGCTCCTCGCCCACGGCGCGCCCCTCGTGCGCGTGAAACCCAAGGATCTCGTCGCCGCGGGCGTGGTGCGGGTCCCCAGGATCGGCGGGGTGCGTGATGGCCTTCCGGTGACCACGGAGGGGCGAGCCCTCGACGTGGAGAACGTGATCTGGTGCACGGGCTTTCGGACGGACTTCTCCTGGATCGACCTGCCGACCATCGGCGATGGTGAGCCGTTGCACCATCGTGGGGTGGTCGCCGACGAGCCGGGCTTGTACGTCGTCGGCCTGTTCTTCCTCTATGCGATGTCGTCGGGGTTCCTGCCCGGTGTCGCGAGGGACGCGGCCTACGTCGCCGACGCGATCGCCGCCCGCTCGGACTGAGCGTCGACGAACGGGTTCGGAAGTTCCGGGCGGGCTGTCACACGGGGAGGTGGAGCTCCCGGGGACGACGTGCGCGGGCTGGCCGTGCATATCGGGGCACGGGTCGCGGCGATGGCCGGCGCCTTTGAGCAGTGGGTCTCGTCGACGGTGAAGGACCTGACCGTGGGGTCCGGGATCGTCCTCGAGGACGCCGGAGAGCATCAGCTGAAGGGCGTGCCCGACCCCTGGCGCCTCTATCGGGTCGTGGGCTGATCGGCCCGCCGGTCCGCCGTCCGGGCGGTGACCGGCCCGCCTCGTCGGCGTGGGAGGATGGAAGCATCTCTCACCTGGAAGGAATGATGCACCAGTGAGCAGCGACCTCGCAGGGGCGCGAGGGCGGTTGCAGACCGCCGAGGGCCCGATCGACCTGTGCCGACTCGATGCGCTCGCGGACGTGGGTGACCTCTCGAGGCTCCCGAAGACCGTGCTGATCTTGCTCGAGAACCTGCTCCGCCGTGCCGGTTCCCGCGACGTCTCCGACGACGACGTCCGCGCCCTCGCCGCGTGGCCCGGTCCCGCCCGCGACATCGCGTTCATGCCCGGCCGTGTGCTGATGCAGGACTTCACCGGCGTGCCCGCGGTGGTCGACCTCGCCGCGATGCGGAGCGCCGCCGAGCGCGCGGGCGCCGAGCCGATGGCGATCGAGCCGTCGATCCCCGTCGACCTCGTGATCGATCACTCCGTGCAGGTCGACCTGTTCCGCACGCCGGAGGCCTACGAGCGCAATATCGAGTTCGAGTACCGGCGCAACGCCGAGCGGTACTCCCTGCTTCGGTGGGCCCAGCAGGCGTTCGACGGCCTGCGGGTCGTACCGCCGGGTGCCGGCATCTGTCACCAGGTGAACCTTGAGCATCTGGGCCAGGTCGTCTCGACACGCGACGGGGTGGCCTTCCCCGACACGCTCGTCGGCACCGACTCGCACACCACGATGATCAACGGCCTCGGCGTGCTCGGGTGGGGCGTCGGCGGCATCGAGGCGGAAGCCGCGATGCTCGGCCAGCCGATGTTCCTGCCGCAGCCGATCGTGATCGGCGTTCGCACCATCGGCGAGCTCCCTGCGGGCACGACGGCCACCGACCTCGTGCTCACGCTCACCGAGATGCTGCGGGCCCACGGGGTGGTCGGGAAGTTCGTCGAGTTCTTCGGCGACGGGCTCTCGTCGCTGTCGATCGCCGACCGCGCGACGCTGTCGAACATGTGCCCGGAGTACGGCGCCACGTCGTCCTACTTCCCGATCGATGACGAAACCCTCGGCTACCTGTCGTTCACGGGACGCGGCGACAACGTCGACCTCGTGGAGCGGTACGCGAAGGAACAGGACCTGTTCCGGCGCGACGGCGACTCCGATCCCACGTTCAGCGAGATCCTCGACCTCGATCTCTCGGCGGTCGTCCCGTCGATGGCGGGGCCCAAGCGGCCCCAGGATCGGGTGGCGCTGCCCGACGTGTGGGACTCGTTCGTCGGCGCGTTCCGCGACCACCGGGAGCCTGACCCCAAGGGGACCGAGATCGGCCGGTTCGTCGCCGAGGGAGGCACGCCCCGCCAGGACGAGCTGCCCGGCGAGGACGACGTCACCGGCCGGCCGGCCGGCGAGCGTGACATCGGACACGGCAGCGTGGTGATCGCGGCGATCACGAGCTGCACGAACACCTCGAACCCCAGCGTGATGCTCGCCGCCGGGCTGCTCGCGAAGAAGGCCGTCGAGGCGGGACTCGACGTGAAGCCGTGGGTGAAGACGTCGCTCGCGCCGGGCTCGCGGGTCGTGACCGACTACCTCGACCGTGCCGGGCTGACCCCGTACCTCGACAAGCTCGGCTTCGCGCTCGTCGGGTATGGGTGCACGACCTGCATCGGTAACTCCGGGCCGCTGATCGGCGAGGTAGCACAGGCGGTCGAGGAGCAGGACCTGAACGTCGCAGCCGTGCTCTCGGGCAACCGGAACTTCGAGGGCCGGGTCCATCCGCAGGTGCGGGCCGCCTACCTCGCCTCGCCGCCACTGTGCGTCGCCTACGCGCTCGCCGGCCGCATCGACCTCGACCTCACGACCGACCCGATCGGCCAGGGCGCCGAGGGACCGATCTTCATGCGCGACATCTGGCCGAGCGCCGACGAGGTGCGCGACGCGATGGCGACGGCGATCACGGAAGAGCAGTTCACGACCCAGTACGGGCGCATCTGGGACGGCGACGAGCACTGGCGGGCCCTGCCCACGCCGAGCGGTCCCGTCTACGAGTGGGATCCCGACTCGACCTACGTGCAGGAACCGCCGTTCTTCGCCGGGCTCGGCGAGGACTGGCCGGTCGGCGACGTCGAGGGCGCGCGGGTGCTCGTGAAGGTCGGTGATTCGATCACGACCGACCACATCTCGCCCGCGGGTTCGATCAAGCTCGACTCGCCCGCCGGCGCCTACCTGCGGGACCGGGGCGTGGAGCCCGTCGACTTCAACTCCTACGGCTCCCGGCGCGGGAACCACGAGGTGATGATGCGCGGCACGTTCGCGAACATCCGCCTCCGCAACGAGATCGCCCCGGGCACCGAGGGCTCCTTCACGACTCATCTGCCCAGCGGCGAGGTGACGAGCGTGTACGAGGCCGCGGAGCGGTACCGATCAGACGCCACGCCGCTCGCCGTGCTGGCCGGCAAGGAGTACGGCAGCGGATCGAGCCGCGACTGGGCGGCCAAAGGCCCGAACCTGCTCGGCGTGCGGTTCGTGATCGCGGAGAGCTTCGAGCGCATCCATCGATCGAACCTGGTGGGCATGGGGGTCCTCCCGTTGCAGCATGCGACCGGCGAGAGCGCCGCCTCGCTCGGCCTCACAGGACGCGAGACCTTCTCGGTCCGCGGCCTCGCCGGCGGCATCACGCCCGGCCAGACGGCGACGGTCCACGCGGCGGCCGACGACGGCGCCTCCACGACGTTCGACGTGACGGTCAGGATCGACGCCGAGGCCGAGCTCGAGTACTTCCGGGCCGGCGGCATCCTGCGGCTCGTGCTCGCCCAGATGCTCGGACGCTGACGAACGAAGTTATGCATGCGGTCCTGGCCGCGGCGCTGGCGAGACCGGTCACCTAGCATCGAGTCATGTCCGCTGCCGTCAACGTCGTCGCCACCGGTGTCACCGACTCACGCCTGCGGAACCTGCGCCGGTGGAACCTCGGCCTCACGGTGCTCCACATCGCCCAGGCCGTGGCGGTACTGCTGCTCGCAGACGACTTTGCGATCGCGGTGACGTCGTCGTTCCCCGAGGGCCCGCCGGGCGCGCCGATCCCGGCTCCCGAGACGCTGTTCGAGGTGACGATCGGCTGGGCCGTCGCCTCGTTCCTCGGTCTCGCGGCGCTGGACCATCTGCTCACCGCGACCGTCGGTAGAGGCACGTACGAGCGCGACCTGCGCCGCGGCATCAACAGGTTCCGCTGGGTGGAGTACGCGGTCAGCGCGACGCTGATGATCGTGCTGATCAACTTCTACTCGGGGACCACCTCGATCAACGCCGTCATCGCGATCGCCGGAGCGAACGTGGCGATGATCCTGTTCGGCTGGATCGAGGAGGCGATGAATCCTCCGAGCCGCTCG
Above is a window of Actinomycetota bacterium DNA encoding:
- a CDS encoding ATP-binding protein, coding for MSVEQVGRVLGSQHSSTSAFRVVLDDDDFLQLDDLVVVRTQVPKAGEVRTYGVVTEAEAVYEGASYESDTHRIAELGIMPAAKVRTAQVQVTRVDPEVWVSPDPGETVERAVGDERAKALYVDEMGRPLAVGIGRDELPVHVDLDFFDGRKGGHMSISGISGVATKTSFALFFLRMLSAREHTAIVGEGASNMRVLVFNVKGEDLLWLDRPNTRFDDEAREGWAALGVEPAPFPSVAFWAPPKRRSGDVIVPDTGGRLDGIEVFSWTPREFIDDDLLQFCFTDANDAKNQIPFIRERVQTQLKRFAVNVAGRPGAVVLRDPSQTPGGRWGAQEVAAGPGEPLVEDLPSLVTALAVFLEPDDGSEPDPAWTGRVMPSTVSAFMRRLHAAASRLGHLVRSGETRRLHRGGATVTVVAIQSLHEQAQRFVVGALLAETFREKEETGQRLPLSVIVLDELNKYAPREGTGPLKDMLIDIAQRGRSLGVLLVGAQQTASRVASEVLENAAIRVSGRLDAAEAERAEYGWMLPSTRARARLLKPGTMVISQPAIPVPLVVTFPFPPWATRKEEVDEAAGPDPFEGL
- a CDS encoding acyl-CoA thioesterase, which translates into the protein MSELIPKTVGESRVELTQLMEATDVNIAGSVHGGVVMRLVDTAAGLAAIRHAAGLAVTVAIDELTFLEPVHIGDLLVLKATVNDVGTTSMECGVRVEAHDPVTGTMRHVNTAYLVCVAVDDDGNPRPVPPLVAETEQEQRRQREAKLRRQARLAHKEAVKVARAAEAADRN
- the acnA gene encoding aconitate hydratase AcnA, with protein sequence MSSDLAGARGRLQTAEGPIDLCRLDALADVGDLSRLPKTVLILLENLLRRAGSRDVSDDDVRALAAWPGPARDIAFMPGRVLMQDFTGVPAVVDLAAMRSAAERAGAEPMAIEPSIPVDLVIDHSVQVDLFRTPEAYERNIEFEYRRNAERYSLLRWAQQAFDGLRVVPPGAGICHQVNLEHLGQVVSTRDGVAFPDTLVGTDSHTTMINGLGVLGWGVGGIEAEAAMLGQPMFLPQPIVIGVRTIGELPAGTTATDLVLTLTEMLRAHGVVGKFVEFFGDGLSSLSIADRATLSNMCPEYGATSSYFPIDDETLGYLSFTGRGDNVDLVERYAKEQDLFRRDGDSDPTFSEILDLDLSAVVPSMAGPKRPQDRVALPDVWDSFVGAFRDHREPDPKGTEIGRFVAEGGTPRQDELPGEDDVTGRPAGERDIGHGSVVIAAITSCTNTSNPSVMLAAGLLAKKAVEAGLDVKPWVKTSLAPGSRVVTDYLDRAGLTPYLDKLGFALVGYGCTTCIGNSGPLIGEVAQAVEEQDLNVAAVLSGNRNFEGRVHPQVRAAYLASPPLCVAYALAGRIDLDLTTDPIGQGAEGPIFMRDIWPSADEVRDAMATAITEEQFTTQYGRIWDGDEHWRALPTPSGPVYEWDPDSTYVQEPPFFAGLGEDWPVGDVEGARVLVKVGDSITTDHISPAGSIKLDSPAGAYLRDRGVEPVDFNSYGSRRGNHEVMMRGTFANIRLRNEIAPGTEGSFTTHLPSGEVTSVYEAAERYRSDATPLAVLAGKEYGSGSSRDWAAKGPNLLGVRFVIAESFERIHRSNLVGMGVLPLQHATGESAASLGLTGRETFSVRGLAGGITPGQTATVHAAADDGASTTFDVTVRIDAEAELEYFRAGGILRLVLAQMLGR
- a CDS encoding NAD(P)-binding domain-containing protein, translating into MVDREPEQVGTLVVGGGQAGLAVGYHLTRRGVPFLIVDANERIGDAWRNRWDSLRLFTPARYDGLTGMPFPGAGRSFPAKDDVADYLEAYAERFRLPIRGGLRVDALARDGGGYRVSAGDERFGADNVVIALSSFQVPKVPPFASELDPSIVQMHSSTYRNPSQLRDGAVLVVGVGNSGGEISLDVVGSHRTVLAGTEVGHVPVRIDGVVARTVVMPLLFRVVAQHVLTVDTPVGRRMRPKLLAHGAPLVRVKPKDLVAAGVVRVPRIGGVRDGLPVTTEGRALDVENVIWCTGFRTDFSWIDLPTIGDGEPLHHRGVVADEPGLYVVGLFFLYAMSSGFLPGVARDAAYVADAIAARSD
- the heR gene encoding heliorhodopsin HeR, whose amino-acid sequence is MSAAVNVVATGVTDSRLRNLRRWNLGLTVLHIAQAVAVLLLADDFAIAVTSSFPEGPPGAPIPAPETLFEVTIGWAVASFLGLAALDHLLTATVGRGTYERDLRRGINRFRWVEYAVSATLMIVLINFYSGTTSINAVIAIAGANVAMILFGWIEEAMNPPSRSSTTMLPFWFGTIAGLAPWAVVAVNIVGSATVPGFVYGIVIAQFVFFFSFGLNQWLQYRGVGRWTDYAFGEKAYLVLSLGAKSALAWQIFAGSLAG